In Paramisgurnus dabryanus chromosome 7, PD_genome_1.1, whole genome shotgun sequence, the following are encoded in one genomic region:
- the ripor3 gene encoding RIPOR family member 3 isoform X3, protein MKRAFSLSPSSRQSRESLLELNRNHRHSLEDMSVMEAELEILLGELQIKMKGLIGFARLCPGDQYEVLIRLGRQRWRIRGRIQTDDKQLWDEEEMIFLPHIHGNFEIKVTEVKGLSSVLVGMVTCRSADFFTSRPQMMVVDITELGTIKLQLEVLWNPFDSSEVRPIAASASRQSIQRKGSVYSWTPPNTPSFTEKYFLSMMRQLQDADGSFSIGSRESRGVSLLSYLADSTQALTPPAYEKTNHLPLTPRQDTKLQDHYLLKTPPEDAEESVEWPSETDTASASPAESKRDSIFLFQRYSTPDILRKNKDVTPSASEGDAPSAPDETAEEETSFKQESEERPVVQDKSLSRAQRRAVTLRIRSLLEDLDSVLQDMSGEDTELKKLDLQLHQLNKVLKKDLEPPLMPSCETLAVEEEEVLGSFDFLSTDFNEDEVSCMGSVRLGHTGISSFNERRMGLLSQENISPLSEDVNEGRIKHTEYNVVKSSLSTGVFSLDQALETHLNICKVLLEALKCSNSDLVHKHIMKEMSRQVDMLEKISSLSQEKTDEISATQLLCRSIKGMEVFWQECCENDSHFCCSADDFIRALRKLYIHKVKAKQPGQTDAVFGQLLHQVQCSCMMVSVNLCTTDRVSVFQLLVYLNRWNITDFGEHISHLSKEVYLIACLESPKRRRALKKLKGRRISELQPTNRTLHLLAKLQTDANHKVSSAAASCLSKASRSKSFKTKAVVHYTDLLRNSDTQVRREACLALKCLKASESAEQVAELWLSTDEDLRNAAREAVLSFGKKGHIAFQQMDRIYEIQEEAYKNLETEITIL, encoded by the exons ATGAAGAGAgcgttttctctctctccttcttcGAGACAATCCAGAGAAAGTTTACTTGAGTTGAACAGAAACCACAGACACAGTCTGGAG GACATGTCTGTAATGGAGGCAGAACTAGAGATCCTGCTGGGAGAGCTACAAATCAAAATGAAAG GGTTGATAGGCTTCGCTCGACTTTGCCCAGGAGATCAATATGAG GTGTTAATCCGGCTGGGCCGACAGAGGTGGAGAATCAGGGGGCGAATTCAGACTGATGATAAACAGCTGTGGGATGAAGAGGAGATGATCTTCCTCCCTCACATCCATGGAAATTTTGAGATTAAG GTAACCGAGGTGAAGGGACTGAGTTCTGTCCTGGTCGGCATGGTAACATGCAGGAGCGCTGATTTTTTCACATCGCGACCGCAGATGATGGTTGTCGACATTACAGAACTGGGAACCATTAAACTACAGCTAGAGGTGCTTTGGAA TCCATTCGATAGCAGCGAGGTGAGGCCGATCGCAGCATCTGCCAGTCGCCAGTCCATACAGAGGAAAGGATCTGTATATAGCTGGACACCTCCCAACACACCCAGTTTCACAGAGAAATACTTCCTG TCTATGATGCGGCAGCTGCAGGATGCAGATGGCTCTTTCTCCATCGGCTCACGTGAATCTAGGGGCGTGTCTTTACTCAGTTACCTGGCTGACTCCACCCAGGCTCTCACACCTCCGGCTTACGAGAAGACAAACCACCTACCGCTCACGCCCCGCCAAGATACCAAGTTACAGGATCACTATCTACTGAAGACACCGCCTGAAGAT GCAGAGGAGAGCGTGGAATGGCCCTCGGAGACCGACACTGCTTCTGCCAGCCCTGCGGAGAGCAAGCGAGACTCCATCTTTCTCTTCCAGCGCTACAGCACGCCTGACATcctcagaaaaaacaaagatgtTACCCCCAGTGCAAGTGAAGGAGACGCACCCTCGGCCCCGGATGAGACCGCAGAAGAGGAGACCTCTTTCAAACAGGAATCTGAGGAGAGACCCGTGGTGCAGGACAAAAGTTTAAGCAGAGCTCAGAGACGAGCTGTGACATTGAGAATTCGTTCACTGTTAGAAGATCTCGATTCAGTACTGCAGGATATGAGCGGTGAAGATACAGAGTTAAAGAAACTCGACCTGCAGCTACACCAGTTAAATAAGGTGTTAAAG AAGGACCTTGAACCTCCACTGATGCCCTCATGTGAAACACTAGCAGTAGAAGAAGAGGAAGTGCTGGGCAGTTTTGACTTCCTCTCAACAGATTTTAATGAAGATGAAGTCTCATGCATGGGGAGCGTCAGGCTCGGACACACCGG AATTAGTTCATTCAATGAGAGACGTATGGGTCTGCTATCACAAGAAAACATCTCACCTTTATCAGAAGACGTTAATGAAGGACGGATCAAACACACAGAGTATAATGTAGTAAAGTCATCACTCAGTACAGGAGTCTTTAGTTTAGATCAAGCCCTTGAAACCCACCTTAACATCTGTAAAGTGTTACTGGAG GCACTGAAGTGCTCAAACTCTGATCTTGTGCACAAACATATCATGAAAGAGATGTCACGTCAAGTCGACATGCTGGAAAAAATCAGCAGTCTGTCTCAGGAGAAGACAGATGAGATTTCAGCAACCCAGT TGTTATGCAGATCTATTAAGGGGATGGAGGTGTTTTGGCAGGAGTGTTGTGAGAATGATTCGCATTTCTGCTGCTCCGCTGATGATTTTATCAGGGCGCTGCGCAAACTTTACATCCACAAAGTCAAAGCCAAACAACCTGGACAGACAGATGCAG TTTTCGGTCAGTTGCTTCATCAGGTTCAGTGCAGTTGTATGATGGTATCTGTAAACCTGTGCACTACAGACCGAGTGTCTGTGTTTCAGCTGCTAGTTTACCTCAACCGATGGAATATAACTGACTTTGGAGAGCACATCTCTCATCTCTCAAAAGAAG TGTATCTCATAGCCTGTCTGGAGAGTCCCAAGAGGAGGCGAGCCCTAAAAAAGCTGAAGGGGAGGCGGATCTCCGAACTGCAGCCGACGAATCGCACCCTGCACCTTTTAGCCAAACTACAGACAGACGCCAATCACAAGGTTTCCTCAGCAGCTGCTTCTTGTCTCAGCAAGGCATCGCGATCCAAATCTTTTAAGACAAAG GCAGTGGTTCACTACACAGATCTGCTGAGAAACAGTGACACGCAGGTGCGGCGTGAGGCCTGTCTTGCTTTGAAATGTCTAAAG
- the ripor3 gene encoding RIPOR family member 3 isoform X1 has product MSVKLKFDCPADGGFVQRSRSFTGVNTLGSRRRYSSARSSLRTKVTAGKSPRIPSSSRMSSNVWGQQPEQVDRIFQALRKGLKDYLENHQTELDFLTSQQRDTKRNSRLAFFYDLEKEIRALERHIRRLEFQISRVEELYESYCIQWRLCQGALNMKRAFSLSPSSRQSRESLLELNRNHRHSLEDMSVMEAELEILLGELQIKMKGLIGFARLCPGDQYEVLIRLGRQRWRIRGRIQTDDKQLWDEEEMIFLPHIHGNFEIKVTEVKGLSSVLVGMVTCRSADFFTSRPQMMVVDITELGTIKLQLEVLWNPFDSSEVRPIAASASRQSIQRKGSVYSWTPPNTPSFTEKYFLSMMRQLQDADGSFSIGSRESRGVSLLSYLADSTQALTPPAYEKTNHLPLTPRQDTKLQDHYLLKTPPEDAEESVEWPSETDTASASPAESKRDSIFLFQRYSTPDILRKNKDVTPSASEGDAPSAPDETAEEETSFKQESEERPVVQDKSLSRAQRRAVTLRIRSLLEDLDSVLQDMSGEDTELKKLDLQLHQLNKVLKKDLEPPLMPSCETLAVEEEEVLGSFDFLSTDFNEDEVSCMGSVRLGHTGISSFNERRMGLLSQENISPLSEDVNEGRIKHTEYNVVKSSLSTGVFSLDQALETHLNICKVLLEALKCSNSDLVHKHIMKEMSRQVDMLEKISSLSQEKTDEISATQLLCRSIKGMEVFWQECCENDSHFCCSADDFIRALRKLYIHKVKAKQPGQTDAVFGQLLHQVQCSCMMVSVNLCTTDRVSVFQLLVYLNRWNITDFGEHISHLSKEVYLIACLESPKRRRALKKLKGRRISELQPTNRTLHLLAKLQTDANHKVSSAAASCLSKASRSKSFKTKAVVHYTDLLRNSDTQVRREACLALKCLKASESAEQVAELWLSTDEDLRNAAREAVLSFGKKGHIAFQQMDRIYEIQEEAYKNLETEITIL; this is encoded by the exons ATGTCAGTCAAGTTGAAGTTTGATTGCCCGGCTGATGGTGGATTTGTACAGCGGAGTCGATCGTTCACCGGTGTCAACACACTCGGAAGCCGCAGAAG ATATTCCTCGGCTCGCAGCTCTCTACGCACTAAAGTCACGGCAGGAAAATCTCCCAGAATTCCCTCTTCTAGTCGTATGAGCAGCAACGTCTGGGGACAGCAACCAGAACAGGTGGACAGAATCTTCCAGGCCCTACGGAAAGGACTCAA GGACTACTTGGAAAACCATCAAACAGAACTGGACTTCTTGACATCCCAGCAGAGGGACACAAAAAGAAACTCTAGATTG gcTTTTTTCTATGACTTGGAAAAG GAGATACGTGCATTGGAGCGACACATACGACGGCTAGAGTTTCAGATTAGTAGG GTAGAGGAACTCTATGAGTCTTATTGCATCCAGTGGCGACTCTGTCAGGGGGCTTTAAACATGAAGAGAgcgttttctctctctccttcttcGAGACAATCCAGAGAAAGTTTACTTGAGTTGAACAGAAACCACAGACACAGTCTGGAG GACATGTCTGTAATGGAGGCAGAACTAGAGATCCTGCTGGGAGAGCTACAAATCAAAATGAAAG GGTTGATAGGCTTCGCTCGACTTTGCCCAGGAGATCAATATGAG GTGTTAATCCGGCTGGGCCGACAGAGGTGGAGAATCAGGGGGCGAATTCAGACTGATGATAAACAGCTGTGGGATGAAGAGGAGATGATCTTCCTCCCTCACATCCATGGAAATTTTGAGATTAAG GTAACCGAGGTGAAGGGACTGAGTTCTGTCCTGGTCGGCATGGTAACATGCAGGAGCGCTGATTTTTTCACATCGCGACCGCAGATGATGGTTGTCGACATTACAGAACTGGGAACCATTAAACTACAGCTAGAGGTGCTTTGGAA TCCATTCGATAGCAGCGAGGTGAGGCCGATCGCAGCATCTGCCAGTCGCCAGTCCATACAGAGGAAAGGATCTGTATATAGCTGGACACCTCCCAACACACCCAGTTTCACAGAGAAATACTTCCTG TCTATGATGCGGCAGCTGCAGGATGCAGATGGCTCTTTCTCCATCGGCTCACGTGAATCTAGGGGCGTGTCTTTACTCAGTTACCTGGCTGACTCCACCCAGGCTCTCACACCTCCGGCTTACGAGAAGACAAACCACCTACCGCTCACGCCCCGCCAAGATACCAAGTTACAGGATCACTATCTACTGAAGACACCGCCTGAAGAT GCAGAGGAGAGCGTGGAATGGCCCTCGGAGACCGACACTGCTTCTGCCAGCCCTGCGGAGAGCAAGCGAGACTCCATCTTTCTCTTCCAGCGCTACAGCACGCCTGACATcctcagaaaaaacaaagatgtTACCCCCAGTGCAAGTGAAGGAGACGCACCCTCGGCCCCGGATGAGACCGCAGAAGAGGAGACCTCTTTCAAACAGGAATCTGAGGAGAGACCCGTGGTGCAGGACAAAAGTTTAAGCAGAGCTCAGAGACGAGCTGTGACATTGAGAATTCGTTCACTGTTAGAAGATCTCGATTCAGTACTGCAGGATATGAGCGGTGAAGATACAGAGTTAAAGAAACTCGACCTGCAGCTACACCAGTTAAATAAGGTGTTAAAG AAGGACCTTGAACCTCCACTGATGCCCTCATGTGAAACACTAGCAGTAGAAGAAGAGGAAGTGCTGGGCAGTTTTGACTTCCTCTCAACAGATTTTAATGAAGATGAAGTCTCATGCATGGGGAGCGTCAGGCTCGGACACACCGG AATTAGTTCATTCAATGAGAGACGTATGGGTCTGCTATCACAAGAAAACATCTCACCTTTATCAGAAGACGTTAATGAAGGACGGATCAAACACACAGAGTATAATGTAGTAAAGTCATCACTCAGTACAGGAGTCTTTAGTTTAGATCAAGCCCTTGAAACCCACCTTAACATCTGTAAAGTGTTACTGGAG GCACTGAAGTGCTCAAACTCTGATCTTGTGCACAAACATATCATGAAAGAGATGTCACGTCAAGTCGACATGCTGGAAAAAATCAGCAGTCTGTCTCAGGAGAAGACAGATGAGATTTCAGCAACCCAGT TGTTATGCAGATCTATTAAGGGGATGGAGGTGTTTTGGCAGGAGTGTTGTGAGAATGATTCGCATTTCTGCTGCTCCGCTGATGATTTTATCAGGGCGCTGCGCAAACTTTACATCCACAAAGTCAAAGCCAAACAACCTGGACAGACAGATGCAG TTTTCGGTCAGTTGCTTCATCAGGTTCAGTGCAGTTGTATGATGGTATCTGTAAACCTGTGCACTACAGACCGAGTGTCTGTGTTTCAGCTGCTAGTTTACCTCAACCGATGGAATATAACTGACTTTGGAGAGCACATCTCTCATCTCTCAAAAGAAG TGTATCTCATAGCCTGTCTGGAGAGTCCCAAGAGGAGGCGAGCCCTAAAAAAGCTGAAGGGGAGGCGGATCTCCGAACTGCAGCCGACGAATCGCACCCTGCACCTTTTAGCCAAACTACAGACAGACGCCAATCACAAGGTTTCCTCAGCAGCTGCTTCTTGTCTCAGCAAGGCATCGCGATCCAAATCTTTTAAGACAAAG GCAGTGGTTCACTACACAGATCTGCTGAGAAACAGTGACACGCAGGTGCGGCGTGAGGCCTGTCTTGCTTTGAAATGTCTAAAG
- the ripor3 gene encoding RIPOR family member 3 isoform X2 produces the protein MSVKLKFDCPADGGFVQRSRSFTGVNTLGSRRRYSSARSSLRTKVTAGKSPRIPSSSRMSSNVWGQQPEQVDRIFQALRKGLKDYLENHQTELDFLTSQQRDTKRNSRLAFFYDLEKEIRALERHIRRLEFQISRVEELYESYCIQWRLCQGALNMKRAFSLSPSSRQSRESLLELNRNHRHSLEDMSVMEAELEILLGELQIKMKGLIGFARLCPGDQYEVLIRLGRQRWRIRGRIQTDDKQLWDEEEMIFLPHIHGNFEIKVTEVKGLSSVLVGMVTCRSADFFTSRPQMMVVDITELGTIKLQLEVLWNPFDSSEVRPIAASASRQSIQRKGSVYSWTPPNTPSFTEKYFLSMMRQLQDADGSFSIGSRESRGVSLLSYLADSTQALTPPAYEKTNHLPLTPRQDTKLQDHYLLKTPPEDAEESVEWPSETDTASASPAESKRDSIFLFQRYSTPDILRKNKDVTPSASEGDAPSAPDETAEEETSFKQESEERPVVQDKSLSRAQRRAVTLRIRSLLEDLDSVLQDMSGEDTELKKLDLQLHQLNKVLKDLEPPLMPSCETLAVEEEEVLGSFDFLSTDFNEDEVSCMGSVRLGHTGISSFNERRMGLLSQENISPLSEDVNEGRIKHTEYNVVKSSLSTGVFSLDQALETHLNICKVLLEALKCSNSDLVHKHIMKEMSRQVDMLEKISSLSQEKTDEISATQLLCRSIKGMEVFWQECCENDSHFCCSADDFIRALRKLYIHKVKAKQPGQTDAVFGQLLHQVQCSCMMVSVNLCTTDRVSVFQLLVYLNRWNITDFGEHISHLSKEVYLIACLESPKRRRALKKLKGRRISELQPTNRTLHLLAKLQTDANHKVSSAAASCLSKASRSKSFKTKAVVHYTDLLRNSDTQVRREACLALKCLKASESAEQVAELWLSTDEDLRNAAREAVLSFGKKGHIAFQQMDRIYEIQEEAYKNLETEITIL, from the exons ATGTCAGTCAAGTTGAAGTTTGATTGCCCGGCTGATGGTGGATTTGTACAGCGGAGTCGATCGTTCACCGGTGTCAACACACTCGGAAGCCGCAGAAG ATATTCCTCGGCTCGCAGCTCTCTACGCACTAAAGTCACGGCAGGAAAATCTCCCAGAATTCCCTCTTCTAGTCGTATGAGCAGCAACGTCTGGGGACAGCAACCAGAACAGGTGGACAGAATCTTCCAGGCCCTACGGAAAGGACTCAA GGACTACTTGGAAAACCATCAAACAGAACTGGACTTCTTGACATCCCAGCAGAGGGACACAAAAAGAAACTCTAGATTG gcTTTTTTCTATGACTTGGAAAAG GAGATACGTGCATTGGAGCGACACATACGACGGCTAGAGTTTCAGATTAGTAGG GTAGAGGAACTCTATGAGTCTTATTGCATCCAGTGGCGACTCTGTCAGGGGGCTTTAAACATGAAGAGAgcgttttctctctctccttcttcGAGACAATCCAGAGAAAGTTTACTTGAGTTGAACAGAAACCACAGACACAGTCTGGAG GACATGTCTGTAATGGAGGCAGAACTAGAGATCCTGCTGGGAGAGCTACAAATCAAAATGAAAG GGTTGATAGGCTTCGCTCGACTTTGCCCAGGAGATCAATATGAG GTGTTAATCCGGCTGGGCCGACAGAGGTGGAGAATCAGGGGGCGAATTCAGACTGATGATAAACAGCTGTGGGATGAAGAGGAGATGATCTTCCTCCCTCACATCCATGGAAATTTTGAGATTAAG GTAACCGAGGTGAAGGGACTGAGTTCTGTCCTGGTCGGCATGGTAACATGCAGGAGCGCTGATTTTTTCACATCGCGACCGCAGATGATGGTTGTCGACATTACAGAACTGGGAACCATTAAACTACAGCTAGAGGTGCTTTGGAA TCCATTCGATAGCAGCGAGGTGAGGCCGATCGCAGCATCTGCCAGTCGCCAGTCCATACAGAGGAAAGGATCTGTATATAGCTGGACACCTCCCAACACACCCAGTTTCACAGAGAAATACTTCCTG TCTATGATGCGGCAGCTGCAGGATGCAGATGGCTCTTTCTCCATCGGCTCACGTGAATCTAGGGGCGTGTCTTTACTCAGTTACCTGGCTGACTCCACCCAGGCTCTCACACCTCCGGCTTACGAGAAGACAAACCACCTACCGCTCACGCCCCGCCAAGATACCAAGTTACAGGATCACTATCTACTGAAGACACCGCCTGAAGAT GCAGAGGAGAGCGTGGAATGGCCCTCGGAGACCGACACTGCTTCTGCCAGCCCTGCGGAGAGCAAGCGAGACTCCATCTTTCTCTTCCAGCGCTACAGCACGCCTGACATcctcagaaaaaacaaagatgtTACCCCCAGTGCAAGTGAAGGAGACGCACCCTCGGCCCCGGATGAGACCGCAGAAGAGGAGACCTCTTTCAAACAGGAATCTGAGGAGAGACCCGTGGTGCAGGACAAAAGTTTAAGCAGAGCTCAGAGACGAGCTGTGACATTGAGAATTCGTTCACTGTTAGAAGATCTCGATTCAGTACTGCAGGATATGAGCGGTGAAGATACAGAGTTAAAGAAACTCGACCTGCAGCTACACCAGTTAAATAAGGTGTTAAAG GACCTTGAACCTCCACTGATGCCCTCATGTGAAACACTAGCAGTAGAAGAAGAGGAAGTGCTGGGCAGTTTTGACTTCCTCTCAACAGATTTTAATGAAGATGAAGTCTCATGCATGGGGAGCGTCAGGCTCGGACACACCGG AATTAGTTCATTCAATGAGAGACGTATGGGTCTGCTATCACAAGAAAACATCTCACCTTTATCAGAAGACGTTAATGAAGGACGGATCAAACACACAGAGTATAATGTAGTAAAGTCATCACTCAGTACAGGAGTCTTTAGTTTAGATCAAGCCCTTGAAACCCACCTTAACATCTGTAAAGTGTTACTGGAG GCACTGAAGTGCTCAAACTCTGATCTTGTGCACAAACATATCATGAAAGAGATGTCACGTCAAGTCGACATGCTGGAAAAAATCAGCAGTCTGTCTCAGGAGAAGACAGATGAGATTTCAGCAACCCAGT TGTTATGCAGATCTATTAAGGGGATGGAGGTGTTTTGGCAGGAGTGTTGTGAGAATGATTCGCATTTCTGCTGCTCCGCTGATGATTTTATCAGGGCGCTGCGCAAACTTTACATCCACAAAGTCAAAGCCAAACAACCTGGACAGACAGATGCAG TTTTCGGTCAGTTGCTTCATCAGGTTCAGTGCAGTTGTATGATGGTATCTGTAAACCTGTGCACTACAGACCGAGTGTCTGTGTTTCAGCTGCTAGTTTACCTCAACCGATGGAATATAACTGACTTTGGAGAGCACATCTCTCATCTCTCAAAAGAAG TGTATCTCATAGCCTGTCTGGAGAGTCCCAAGAGGAGGCGAGCCCTAAAAAAGCTGAAGGGGAGGCGGATCTCCGAACTGCAGCCGACGAATCGCACCCTGCACCTTTTAGCCAAACTACAGACAGACGCCAATCACAAGGTTTCCTCAGCAGCTGCTTCTTGTCTCAGCAAGGCATCGCGATCCAAATCTTTTAAGACAAAG GCAGTGGTTCACTACACAGATCTGCTGAGAAACAGTGACACGCAGGTGCGGCGTGAGGCCTGTCTTGCTTTGAAATGTCTAAAG